The Mesorhizobium loti DNA segment TCTCGGCGCTGCCCGGCCTTTCCTTTCCCGTGGATACGCCGGCCTTTCCGCACCGCAACGTCGTTATCCGCCATATGAACGATTTCCGCGACGCGAACCGGCTGCCGGTGGAGTTCGGCGTCGCCGTCGAGACCCTCGTGTTCAGGGGCGACCATTGGGCGGTGCGCACCAGCGCCGGCTCGCGCCTGGCGCGTCATGTCATCGTCGCCACTGGCCGCGACAAGGAACCCTTCACGCCGCAGTGGAAGGGCATGGAGGCCTTCGCGGGCCGGATCATCCATTCGGCGGATTTTGGCGACGCCAAGGCCTATGCCGGCAAGAAGGTGCTGGTCGTCGGCGCCGGCAATTCGGGCTTCGATGCCCTCAATCATCTGGCCGGGGTGGACGTGGCTTCTCTCTGGCTGTCGGCCCGCAATGGCCCCGCGCTTCTGCCCAAGCGCATCGGCAAGATCGCTGTGCACCGGCTTTCGCCGCTCATGGCGCGACTGCCGCTGCGCGTCGCCGATGCGGTGATCGCCGCGACGCAGCGCCTGGTTTTCGGCGATCTCACCAAATTCGGCATGCCGCCCGCGCCGTCGGGCGGCGCCAGCCGCCTGACCACCGACTACACCGCGATCGCCGCGGATGACGGCGCCGTCGACGCCATCAAATCGGGCAAGATCACCGTGGTACCGGCGATACGGGAATTCACCCGCGATGGCGTGATCCTGGCCAATGGCAGCCTGATCGATCCCGACATCGTCATTGCCGCGACGGGCTACCGCACCGGGCTGGAGCGCATGGTCGGCAATCTCGGAG contains these protein-coding regions:
- a CDS encoding dimethylaniline monooxygenase; its protein translation is MEQMVAVEPAIVIGAGAAGLAVAQALIKAGVPVAILEKESRLAEPWHRRHQQLHLNTHRDLSALPGLSFPVDTPAFPHRNVVIRHMNDFRDANRLPVEFGVAVETLVFRGDHWAVRTSAGSRLARHVIVATGRDKEPFTPQWKGMEAFAGRIIHSADFGDAKAYAGKKVLVVGAGNSGFDALNHLAGVDVASLWLSARNGPALLPKRIGKIAVHRLSPLMARLPLRVADAVIAATQRLVFGDLTKFGMPPAPSGGASRLTTDYTAIAADDGAVDAIKSGKITVVPAIREFTRDGVILANGSLIDPDIVIAATGYRTGLERMVGNLGVLDSKGVPLFNGGVADPKLPGLWFTGMRPSIRGCFANAAILGKAIARRIAGAGRQRAGASR